Proteins encoded within one genomic window of Streptomyces taklimakanensis:
- the thyX gene encoding FAD-dependent thymidylate synthase, with protein MTVELVKHAAADTDVLWAARVSTAGEQSLDELEKDPERSKGLINYLMRDRHGSPFEHNSMTFFISAPLFVFREFHRHRVGWSYNEESGRYRELEPVFYLPGPDRELVQEGRPGKYRFVSGTEKQHRTVTETLEESYRRSYEAYREMLAAGIAREVARAALPVGLYSSMYATCNARSLMHFLGLRTRHELAKVPSFPQREIEMVAERMEEHWARLMPLTHAAFNANGRVAP; from the coding sequence ATGACCGTCGAACTGGTCAAGCACGCCGCCGCAGACACCGACGTGCTGTGGGCGGCACGGGTCTCCACGGCGGGCGAGCAGTCCCTGGACGAGTTGGAGAAGGACCCGGAGCGCTCCAAGGGGCTGATCAACTATCTGATGCGCGACCGGCACGGCAGTCCGTTCGAGCACAACTCGATGACCTTCTTCATCAGCGCGCCGCTGTTCGTCTTCCGGGAGTTCCACCGCCACCGGGTGGGGTGGAGCTACAACGAGGAGTCCGGTCGCTACCGGGAGCTGGAACCCGTCTTCTACCTCCCCGGCCCGGACCGCGAGCTGGTGCAGGAGGGGCGCCCCGGCAAGTACCGGTTCGTCTCGGGCACCGAGAAGCAGCACCGGACGGTCACCGAGACGCTGGAGGAGTCCTACCGCCGCTCCTACGAGGCGTACCGGGAGATGCTGGCCGCCGGCATCGCCCGCGAGGTGGCCCGCGCCGCCCTGCCGGTGGGCCTGTACTCGTCGATGTACGCGACCTGCAACGCCCGCTCGCTGATGCACTTCCTGGGGCTGCGGACCCGGCACGAGCTGGCGAAGGTGCCCTCCTTCCCGCAGCGCGAGATCGAGATGGTCGCCGAGCGGATGGAGGAGCACTGGGCGCGGCTCATGCCCCTGACCCACGCGGCGTTCAACGCCAACGGACGGGTGGCGCCGTAG
- the dapA gene encoding 4-hydroxy-tetrahydrodipicolinate synthase produces the protein MAPTSTPQTPFGRVLTAMVTPFTADGELDLDGAQRLAAHLVDAGNDGLIVNGTTGESPTTGDEEKSRLVRAVVEAVGDRAHVVAGASTNDTRHSVELARAAERAGAHGLLAVTPYYSKPPQEGLYRHFTAIADATDLPVMLYDIPGRSGVPINTETIVRLAEHPRIVANKDAKGDLGRASWAIAASGLAWYSGDDMLNLPLLSVGAVGFVSVVGHVVAPELRAMLDAHLSGDVTKATEIHQKLLPVFTGMFRTQGVITTKAALTLQGLPAGPLRLPLVELSPEETDQLKRDLAAGGVQL, from the coding sequence ATGGCTCCGACCTCCACACCGCAGACGCCCTTCGGGCGGGTCCTGACCGCGATGGTCACGCCGTTCACCGCGGACGGTGAACTCGACCTCGACGGCGCGCAGCGGCTCGCCGCCCACCTGGTGGACGCCGGCAACGACGGCCTGATCGTCAACGGCACCACCGGCGAGTCCCCGACCACCGGCGACGAGGAGAAATCCCGGCTGGTGCGGGCCGTGGTCGAGGCGGTCGGCGACCGGGCCCACGTCGTCGCAGGAGCCAGCACCAACGACACCCGGCACAGTGTGGAGTTGGCTCGCGCCGCCGAGCGGGCGGGCGCCCACGGTCTGCTGGCCGTCACGCCGTACTACAGCAAGCCCCCGCAGGAGGGCCTGTACCGGCACTTCACCGCGATCGCCGACGCCACCGACCTGCCGGTGATGCTCTACGACATCCCCGGCCGCAGCGGCGTCCCGATCAACACCGAGACCATCGTCCGGCTGGCCGAGCACCCCCGGATCGTCGCGAACAAGGACGCCAAGGGCGACCTGGGCCGCGCGAGCTGGGCCATCGCCGCCAGCGGGCTCGCCTGGTACAGCGGCGACGACATGCTCAACCTGCCGCTGCTCTCCGTCGGCGCCGTCGGCTTCGTCTCGGTCGTCGGCCACGTGGTCGCCCCCGAACTGCGCGCGATGCTGGACGCCCACCTCAGCGGTGACGTCACCAAGGCGACGGAGATCCACCAGAAGCTGCTGCCGGTCTTCACCGGCATGTTCCGCACCCAGGGCGTGATCACCACCAAGGCGGCGCTCACCCTCCAGGGTCTGCCCGCCGGCCCCCTGCGTCTGCCGCTCGTCGAGCTGTCCCCGGAGGAGACCGACCAGCTCAAGCGCGATCTCGCGGCCGGCGGGGTACAGCTCTGA
- a CDS encoding ribonuclease J: MSHPHPELGPPPALPEGGLRVTPLGGLGEIGRNMTVFEYGGRLLVVDCGVLFPEEEQPGVDLILPDFTSVRDRLDDIDGIVLTHGHEDHIGGVPYLLREKPDIPLIGSKLTLALIEAKLQEHRIRPYTLEVAEGHRERVGPFDCEFVAVNHSIPDALAVAIRTPAGMVVHTGDFKMDQLPLDRRLTDLPAFARLGEEGIDLLLSDSTNAEVPGFTPHERDISQVLRQVFAGAQKRIIVASFASHVHRIQQILDAAHEYGRRVAFVGRSMVRNMGIARDLGYLRVPAGLVVDVKALDDLPDDEVVLVCTGSQGEPMAALSRMANRDHQIRIVPGDTVILASSLIPGNENAVYRVINGLTRWGANVVHKGNAKVHVSGHASAGELLYFYNICRPRNLMPVHGEWRHLRANAELGALTGVPKDHIVIAEDGVVVDLVDGRAKIVGKVQAGYVYVDGLSVGDVTETSLKDRRILGEEGIISVFVVVDSSTGKITGGPHIQSRGSGIDDSDFESVLPKIDEALAKAAQDGVSEPHQLQQLIRRAVGRWVSDNYRRRPMILPVVVEV, from the coding sequence TTGAGCCATCCGCATCCCGAACTCGGCCCGCCGCCGGCGCTTCCCGAGGGCGGCCTGCGTGTCACCCCACTGGGCGGTCTCGGCGAGATCGGCCGCAACATGACCGTCTTCGAGTACGGCGGGCGGCTGCTCGTCGTCGACTGCGGCGTCCTCTTCCCGGAGGAGGAGCAGCCCGGCGTCGACCTGATCCTGCCGGACTTCACTTCCGTGCGGGACCGGCTGGACGACATCGACGGCATCGTCCTGACCCACGGGCACGAGGACCACATCGGCGGCGTCCCGTACCTGCTGAGGGAGAAGCCGGACATCCCGCTGATCGGTTCCAAGCTCACCCTGGCCCTCATCGAGGCCAAGCTCCAGGAACACCGCATCCGGCCGTACACGCTGGAGGTGGCCGAGGGGCACCGCGAGCGCGTCGGTCCCTTCGACTGCGAGTTCGTGGCGGTCAACCACTCCATCCCGGACGCGCTGGCGGTCGCCATCCGCACCCCGGCGGGCATGGTGGTGCACACCGGCGACTTCAAGATGGACCAGCTCCCGCTGGACCGTCGCCTCACCGACCTGCCCGCCTTCGCCCGCCTGGGCGAGGAGGGCATCGACCTGTTGCTGTCGGACTCCACCAATGCCGAGGTCCCCGGCTTCACCCCGCACGAGCGCGACATCTCCCAGGTGCTGCGCCAGGTCTTCGCCGGGGCGCAGAAACGCATCATCGTGGCCAGCTTCGCCAGCCACGTCCACCGCATCCAGCAGATCCTCGACGCCGCCCACGAGTACGGCCGTCGCGTCGCGTTCGTCGGCCGGTCGATGGTCCGCAACATGGGCATCGCCCGGGACCTGGGCTACCTCAGGGTTCCGGCGGGTCTGGTCGTGGACGTGAAGGCACTGGACGACCTGCCGGACGACGAGGTGGTCCTCGTCTGCACCGGATCACAGGGCGAACCGATGGCCGCGCTGTCGCGCATGGCCAACCGTGATCACCAGATCCGCATCGTCCCGGGCGACACGGTGATCCTCGCCTCGTCCCTGATCCCGGGGAACGAGAACGCGGTCTACCGAGTGATCAACGGCCTGACCCGGTGGGGCGCCAACGTCGTCCACAAGGGCAACGCCAAGGTCCACGTCTCGGGCCACGCCTCGGCCGGTGAGCTGCTGTACTTCTACAACATCTGCCGGCCGAGGAACCTGATGCCGGTCCACGGCGAATGGCGCCACCTGCGCGCCAACGCCGAACTGGGGGCCCTCACGGGCGTCCCCAAGGACCACATCGTCATCGCCGAGGACGGCGTGGTGGTCGACCTGGTCGACGGTAGGGCGAAGATCGTCGGAAAGGTCCAGGCGGGGTACGTCTACGTCGACGGCCTGTCCGTCGGGGACGTCACCGAGACCTCGCTGAAGGACCGCCGCATCCTCGGTGAGGAGGGCATCATCTCGGTCTTCGTGGTGGTGGACAGCAGCACCGGCAAGATCACGGGCGGTCCGCACATCCAGTCCCGGGGCTCCGGCATCGACGACAGCGACTTCGAGTCCGTGCTCCCCAAGATCGACGAGGCACTGGCCAAGGCCGCACAGGACGGTGTCTCCGAACCCCACCAGCTCCAGCAGCTCATTCGCCGCGCGGTGGGCCGGTGGGTGTCGGACAACTACCGTCGCCGTCCCATGATCCTCCCCGTGGTGGTCGAGGTCTGA
- a CDS encoding DegT/DnrJ/EryC1/StrS family aminotransferase: MGTTTLGGTLRSELEGRRIGIGDEVVVPAYGDSDVAAAVRRVGALPVFADIDPRSLCLDPASVASVLTERTAAVIPVHLFGHPADMVCLRALAQRHGIDVIEPAGGQWTAPSVDEGRRRQYAEFLSARLKGVIVPSVAAGVRHSYEQYVVRVPGNGRPDRDAFKHALAARGVECRVPVRAPLYRLPEFRADVWLPETERAVGECLALPLAGSMTRRELQRIVSNCNALGGLLMEPAC, from the coding sequence ATGGGGACGACGACACTGGGCGGAACTCTGCGCTCCGAGCTCGAGGGACGCCGCATAGGCATCGGGGACGAAGTGGTCGTACCCGCGTACGGCGACAGCGATGTGGCGGCCGCCGTACGGAGGGTCGGCGCCCTGCCGGTCTTCGCCGACATCGACCCGAGGAGCCTCTGTCTCGATCCCGCGTCCGTCGCTTCGGTCCTGACCGAGCGGACCGCGGCCGTGATCCCCGTGCACCTCTTCGGGCACCCCGCCGACATGGTGTGTCTGCGTGCGCTGGCGCAGCGGCACGGTATCGATGTCATCGAACCGGCCGGCGGGCAGTGGACGGCGCCGTCGGTGGACGAGGGACGCCGTCGGCAGTACGCCGAGTTCCTGAGCGCTCGCCTGAAGGGCGTGATCGTTCCGTCCGTCGCGGCGGGGGTCCGACACTCCTACGAGCAGTACGTGGTGCGGGTGCCGGGGAACGGTCGCCCCGATCGGGACGCCTTCAAGCATGCGCTGGCGGCCCGGGGCGTGGAATGCCGGGTACCGGTGAGGGCGCCCCTGTACCGGTTGCCGGAGTTCCGGGCGGATGTGTGGCTGCCCGAGACCGAACGCGCCGTGGGGGAATGCCTGGCGCTTCCCCTGGCGGGCTCGATGACCCGTCGCGAACTCCAGAGGATCGTCTCGAACTGCAACGCCCTGGGCGGCCTGTTGATGGAACCGGCCTGCTGA
- a CDS encoding SpoIIE family protein phosphatase — protein MGREVITARAAATFEPVGRSVAAARAFVRDTLHGWGLADIVDDAVVLTSELVTNAVVHAGTAADVLCLREGDGSVRVEVVDRYPDRGLPVQDLGHHFGDPDREGGRGLLLCASLADRWGVEYTSTDKHVWFRLDLPERPVGTRSAGPALPDSALPVTDARIRVAVLQVDRGGTVSAWNDDAQALFGYTSEQVVGKPLTDLAAWPHTPGLGTGIAEALTLSRWEGSYGIRGSDGRTLPVYASHLRVRDADGEPSTICLLVRDHERAVLQSPPRGGASDNAGSPEGRERPGADPFEAFIGSPPPDDLDGLLQRTVERARDMLDGDAAFLLLATDDETELEVRATTGLPSARQRFARVPVEAGSGRYGSARMPSVHEDLTAVPGAVPLLEGTGMRSVVTVPLKVEGRLTGSLGVSAESPGRYTNEEALRLQFAADRIALAVESARLTELERLRRGSLSFLVEASDLLAGTLDRDQTLALMAQMTVPTLASWCAVYTIADQSSEPELSYVLHEDEERIDGLKALLTKVPPPDPVPTPGARVWSAPGDAAHSAALRTSLRSLGLDKTGLAGDRLPSLSSGIAGTTLSTASAVGGETVVLPLVARNRVIGMLTLGKPTEERFRQEILELAEDLSRRAALALDNARLYSERTAISQSLQRSLLPPELPRVPGVEVEVIYRAAGEGNEVGGDFYDIFPIGDGAYGFAIGDVCGTGPEAAAVTGLARHALRLLAREGFGGPAVLERLNAAILDEGSRSRFLTLLYGELRPQPEGGAALRVVCAGHPLPLRLRQDGTVEPAAEPQPLLGVMDDLELYEETVTLDPGDVLLCVTDGVTERREGTRMLGDDGLAEVLTTCTGLTAGAVAARVMRAVERFAADAPSDDMAILAMRVPEQD, from the coding sequence ATGGGGAGAGAAGTGATCACGGCGCGAGCTGCGGCTACCTTCGAGCCGGTCGGACGCTCGGTCGCGGCCGCCCGCGCCTTCGTGCGCGACACCCTCCACGGATGGGGACTGGCCGACATCGTCGACGACGCCGTGGTCCTCACCAGCGAACTGGTCACCAACGCCGTCGTCCACGCCGGCACCGCCGCCGACGTCCTGTGCCTGCGCGAGGGCGACGGCAGCGTGCGCGTCGAGGTCGTCGACCGCTACCCCGACCGGGGTCTGCCCGTCCAGGACCTGGGCCACCACTTCGGCGACCCGGACCGCGAGGGCGGCCGCGGCCTGCTGCTGTGCGCCTCGCTCGCCGACCGCTGGGGCGTGGAGTACACCTCCACCGACAAGCACGTCTGGTTCCGTCTCGACCTCCCCGAGCGTCCGGTCGGCACCCGCAGCGCCGGTCCCGCGCTCCCCGACAGCGCCCTGCCCGTGACCGACGCCCGGATTCGCGTCGCCGTGCTCCAGGTCGACCGGGGCGGCACCGTCTCCGCCTGGAACGACGACGCACAGGCGCTGTTCGGCTACACCTCCGAACAGGTCGTCGGCAAACCCCTCACCGACCTGGCGGCCTGGCCCCACACCCCCGGACTGGGCACTGGCATCGCCGAGGCGTTGACGCTCTCCCGCTGGGAGGGCTCGTACGGCATCCGCGGCTCCGACGGCCGCACCCTTCCCGTCTACGCCTCCCACCTGCGCGTCCGCGACGCCGACGGCGAGCCGTCCACCATCTGCCTGCTGGTGCGCGACCACGAGCGCGCCGTGCTCCAGTCCCCGCCGCGCGGCGGCGCCTCCGACAACGCCGGTTCTCCCGAGGGCCGCGAGCGCCCCGGCGCCGACCCCTTCGAGGCCTTCATCGGCTCGCCCCCGCCGGACGATCTCGACGGCCTGCTCCAGCGCACCGTCGAACGGGCTCGCGACATGCTCGACGGCGACGCGGCGTTCCTCCTGCTGGCCACCGACGACGAGACCGAGTTGGAGGTCCGTGCCACCACCGGTCTGCCCTCCGCCCGCCAGCGCTTCGCCCGGGTTCCCGTCGAGGCGGGCAGCGGCCGTTACGGCTCGGCCCGGATGCCCTCGGTCCACGAGGACCTCACCGCCGTTCCCGGCGCGGTCCCCCTGCTGGAGGGCACGGGGATGCGCTCGGTGGTCACCGTCCCGCTGAAGGTCGAGGGGCGACTGACCGGCTCCCTGGGCGTCTCCGCCGAGTCCCCCGGCCGCTACACCAACGAGGAGGCGCTGCGGTTGCAGTTCGCCGCCGACCGGATCGCGCTCGCCGTGGAGTCCGCTCGGCTGACGGAGCTGGAACGGCTGCGTCGCGGCTCGCTGTCCTTCCTGGTCGAGGCGTCCGACCTGCTCGCGGGCACTCTCGACCGTGACCAGACCCTCGCCCTGATGGCTCAGATGACGGTTCCCACCCTCGCCTCCTGGTGCGCCGTCTACACCATCGCCGACCAGTCCTCCGAGCCCGAGCTCTCCTACGTGCTGCACGAGGACGAGGAGCGCATCGACGGCCTCAAGGCGCTGCTGACCAAGGTCCCCCCGCCGGACCCGGTCCCCACGCCCGGCGCCCGGGTGTGGAGCGCGCCGGGCGACGCGGCGCACTCCGCGGCCCTGCGCACCTCCCTGCGCAGTCTGGGCCTGGACAAGACGGGCCTGGCCGGCGACCGTCTGCCCTCCCTCTCGTCCGGCATCGCCGGCACCACCCTCTCCACGGCCTCCGCCGTCGGCGGTGAGACGGTCGTCCTGCCGCTGGTGGCGCGCAACCGCGTCATCGGCATGTTGACCCTGGGCAAACCGACCGAGGAGCGTTTCCGGCAGGAGATCCTGGAACTGGCCGAGGACCTCTCGCGCCGTGCCGCCCTGGCCCTCGACAACGCCCGCCTCTACAGCGAACGGACGGCCATCAGCCAGTCCCTCCAGCGCAGTCTGTTGCCGCCCGAGCTCCCCCGGGTGCCCGGAGTGGAGGTCGAGGTCATCTACCGCGCCGCGGGCGAGGGCAACGAGGTCGGCGGTGACTTCTACGACATCTTCCCCATCGGGGACGGCGCCTACGGCTTCGCCATCGGCGACGTCTGCGGCACCGGCCCGGAGGCCGCGGCGGTCACCGGCCTGGCCCGTCACGCGCTGCGCCTGCTGGCCCGCGAGGGCTTCGGAGGGCCCGCCGTCCTGGAACGGCTCAACGCCGCCATCCTGGACGAGGGATCCCGCAGTCGCTTCCTGACCCTGCTCTACGGCGAGCTGCGCCCGCAGCCGGAGGGCGGCGCCGCCCTCCGAGTGGTCTGCGCGGGCCACCCGCTGCCGCTGCGCCTGCGCCAGGACGGCACCGTCGAGCCCGCGGCCGAACCGCAGCCGCTGCTCGGCGTGATGGACGATCTGGAGCTGTACGAGGAAACCGTCACCCTCGATCCGGGCGACGTCCTGTTGTGCGTCACCGACGGCGTGACCGAGCGCCGCGAGGGCACCCGCATGCTGGGCGACGACGGCTTGGCGGAGGTCCTCACCACGTGCACGGGACTGACGGCCGGCGCCGTGGCCGCGCGCGTGATGCGGGCGGTGGAGCGGTTCGCCGCGGACGCGCCCTCCGACGACATGGCGATCCTCGCGATGCGCGTTCCCGAGCAGGACTGA